The following coding sequences are from one Streptomyces dengpaensis window:
- a CDS encoding ATP-binding SpoIIE family protein phosphatase, whose amino-acid sequence MASAAENVVRDAGASAATVFLKVPGTPELHAAAVALTALGAGAVERVSLDDTTFPSSRAWQTGRVEIGDHVEITAGHPNLTVCAPFPLEAATAPIFSQTRRFGTLTAFWVRVGVQPTELERGRLATAAASLARDLDRLADAGMSMAPPRVPHVVAVQGGGARDERLASSTAPLIYHLHKLAMLLATAVHTRDVADLAMERVMDGFQAKAAVLSLVDGDRLRLAGAAGCAKEFVRTLNGSPLARRMPETEAVDRQQQRGYAAGDTRTAGRLPEPLSDQDCFWVILPLLAGQRAVGTLSMAFGVGRGDIVAGQGTLTALATAVGQALERTQTDAAQHALADDLQRALLPPVLPQPAGVVCTSRYASATSGIELGGDWYDLITLPDGQVVMVVGDVQGHNTAAAVVMGELRSGVRAYATEGHDPGVVLTRANQLLIGLETDLFATCCCAWLDPATGRAQMATAGHPPPLMRTADGRIESLSLEAGMPLGIDLATVYEVTDLQLDPGTLLAFYTDGLAGVGCDVDPEVVSAAFDVPGNLESVGDQLIRGFSKSPPPYADDAALLLVVYEGPSAEAQRNVHQLRIHRRDLQGAQRTRRLLREWLAGWELSSMADDEELLVSEVVTNGLVHGDSDVYVYVRKYPEHIRVEVRDSDPHLAQAVTVPREEDQAEGGRGLVIVSALASAWGNSPSGRGKTVWFELPMPDVHGADA is encoded by the coding sequence ATGGCCTCGGCTGCCGAGAACGTGGTTCGCGACGCGGGCGCGTCGGCGGCGACAGTCTTCCTGAAGGTGCCAGGCACGCCCGAACTGCATGCTGCCGCAGTGGCGTTGACCGCCCTGGGGGCGGGAGCAGTCGAACGCGTATCCCTGGATGACACCACCTTCCCGTCGTCGCGGGCATGGCAGACGGGCCGGGTGGAGATCGGAGACCACGTGGAAATAACGGCGGGCCACCCGAACCTGACGGTCTGCGCTCCTTTCCCACTGGAGGCCGCAACCGCTCCGATCTTCTCGCAGACCCGTCGCTTCGGGACGCTCACGGCCTTCTGGGTGCGCGTCGGCGTCCAGCCCACCGAGCTGGAACGCGGGCGACTGGCCACTGCAGCCGCGTCACTGGCCCGCGACCTCGACCGGCTGGCCGATGCTGGGATGTCGATGGCTCCGCCCCGGGTTCCGCACGTGGTAGCCGTGCAAGGTGGGGGAGCGCGAGACGAACGGCTGGCCTCATCAACGGCTCCGCTGATCTACCACCTGCACAAACTTGCCATGCTCCTGGCTACGGCGGTTCACACACGAGACGTTGCGGACCTCGCGATGGAGCGCGTCATGGACGGATTCCAGGCCAAGGCCGCCGTCCTCAGCCTGGTCGACGGAGACCGGCTTCGCCTGGCGGGTGCGGCGGGATGCGCCAAGGAATTCGTACGCACCTTGAACGGTTCACCGCTCGCGCGGCGCATGCCCGAGACGGAGGCGGTCGACCGGCAGCAGCAGAGGGGATACGCCGCCGGGGATACGCGGACAGCGGGCCGGCTGCCCGAGCCGCTCTCCGACCAGGATTGCTTCTGGGTGATCCTGCCGCTGCTCGCCGGGCAGCGGGCGGTGGGCACACTGTCGATGGCGTTCGGTGTCGGACGCGGCGACATCGTGGCCGGTCAGGGAACGCTGACGGCGCTGGCCACGGCGGTTGGCCAGGCATTGGAACGCACCCAGACGGACGCCGCTCAACATGCGCTGGCCGATGACCTGCAGCGCGCGCTGCTGCCACCCGTGCTGCCCCAGCCGGCCGGGGTGGTGTGCACCAGCAGGTATGCGTCGGCGACGAGCGGGATCGAACTCGGAGGAGACTGGTACGACCTCATCACGCTGCCCGACGGCCAGGTCGTGATGGTGGTCGGAGACGTCCAGGGGCACAATACGGCGGCCGCCGTGGTGATGGGCGAGCTGCGCAGCGGGGTGCGCGCCTACGCGACCGAAGGACACGACCCCGGAGTCGTGCTCACCCGGGCGAACCAGCTCTTGATCGGCCTGGAGACCGACCTGTTCGCCACCTGCTGCTGCGCCTGGCTCGATCCGGCCACCGGCAGGGCCCAGATGGCCACCGCGGGGCACCCGCCGCCGCTGATGCGCACGGCCGACGGCCGCATAGAGTCCCTCTCCCTCGAAGCAGGCATGCCTTTGGGCATCGACCTGGCGACGGTGTACGAGGTGACGGATCTGCAACTCGATCCAGGAACGCTGCTCGCCTTCTACACGGACGGCCTGGCCGGTGTCGGATGCGACGTGGACCCCGAAGTAGTGAGCGCGGCATTCGACGTCCCGGGAAACCTCGAGTCCGTCGGCGACCAGCTCATCCGCGGCTTCAGCAAGTCGCCCCCGCCGTACGCCGATGACGCCGCGCTGCTCCTGGTCGTCTACGAAGGTCCCTCGGCCGAAGCCCAGCGCAATGTGCATCAGCTGAGAATCCACCGGCGCGATCTGCAAGGAGCGCAGCGGACGCGCAGACTTCTGCGCGAGTGGCTGGCGGGGTGGGAGCTGTCCTCCATGGCCGACGACGAGGAACTGCTGGTGTCGGAGGTCGTCACCAATGGCCTGGTGCACGGTGACAGCGACGTGTACGTCTACGTCCGAAAGTATCCCGAGCACATTCGCGTGGAGGTCCGTGACAGCGATCCGCATCTCGCGCAAGCCGTGACGGTTCCCCGCGAGGAGGACCAGGCCGAGGGAGGACGGGGACTGGTCATCGTCTCCGCGCTGGCCTCGGCATGGGGCAATTCCCCCAGCGGGCGCGGGAAGACGGTGTGGTTCGAGCTGCCGATGCCCGATGTCCATGGCGCTGATGCCTGA
- a CDS encoding alcohol dehydrogenase gives MTTYKAWEVTGIREFRPVDRELVDPEPHQVRLNVEYCGVCHSDVLAVEGLRADSGQPVVPGHEIIGVIDAVGPGVAAWRVGERVGVGFLAGHCGECDPCRRGDFVSCRNQQQTGTSTDGGYAEVAYARTSGLVRVPADLSPVDAAPLLCAGLTTFTALQRVGARAGALVAVQGIGGLGHLAVQYARSLGYRVAAIARGDEKQALAQQLGAHHYINSNGQDVAEALQDLGGASAILATAASGSSMSPLVAGLAPRGRLMVLGAAPDPIEAQTGELIFGNRTIQGHLTGTPVDNEDNLAFSAANGIQPRIEAFPLSEAPKAYEHMLSGRARFRAVLDAA, from the coding sequence GTGACCACGTACAAGGCCTGGGAAGTCACCGGCATCCGTGAATTCCGTCCTGTCGACCGCGAGTTGGTCGACCCCGAGCCGCATCAGGTTCGGCTGAATGTTGAGTACTGCGGTGTCTGCCACAGTGACGTGCTCGCCGTCGAGGGCCTGCGCGCCGACTCCGGGCAGCCGGTCGTGCCCGGACACGAGATCATCGGCGTCATCGACGCCGTGGGCCCGGGCGTCGCCGCCTGGCGCGTCGGCGAGCGCGTCGGCGTGGGATTCCTTGCCGGGCACTGCGGTGAATGCGACCCCTGCCGCCGTGGCGATTTCGTCAGCTGCCGCAACCAGCAGCAGACGGGCACCAGCACGGACGGCGGTTACGCCGAGGTCGCCTACGCCCGCACCAGCGGTCTGGTCCGTGTCCCCGCGGACCTCTCACCAGTCGACGCCGCCCCGCTGTTGTGCGCCGGCCTGACCACCTTCACCGCTCTGCAGCGGGTCGGTGCCCGCGCGGGCGCACTCGTCGCGGTGCAGGGCATCGGCGGGCTCGGTCACCTCGCCGTGCAGTACGCGCGCAGCCTCGGCTACCGCGTGGCCGCCATCGCCCGAGGGGACGAGAAGCAGGCCCTCGCACAGCAGTTGGGTGCCCATCACTACATCAACAGCAACGGGCAGGACGTCGCCGAGGCGCTGCAGGACCTGGGCGGCGCCTCTGCCATCCTCGCCACGGCGGCCAGCGGCTCCTCCATGAGTCCGTTGGTGGCGGGACTCGCTCCGCGCGGCAGGCTCATGGTCCTCGGTGCCGCCCCCGACCCCATCGAGGCGCAGACCGGTGAGCTGATCTTCGGCAACCGCACCATCCAGGGCCACCTCACCGGGACCCCGGTCGACAACGAGGACAACCTCGCTTTCAGCGCGGCCAACGGCATCCAGCCGCGCATCGAGGCCTTCCCGCTGTCCGAGGCGCCCAAGGCGTACGAGCACATGCTCTCCGGCCGTGCCCGCTTCCGCGCGGTCCTCGACGCGGCCTGA
- a CDS encoding ATP-binding SpoIIE family protein phosphatase, protein MLIPVVAGALLSPRQTLIVGLVNLAAAIAIYATLLQGIGRASQIMVLTALAVALGISLAVCRIRIAGVRRLQRLMIARERLDLLSEASSRVGSTLDVARTAEELAEVAVHRFADHATVDILECVLQGEEPTLEPLMGDITLHRTAQRSGPAAPAGTVGPGEAVIYREGSIPALSLMKGEPLAAETTDVADAARWSAEAVCADAAHSVLVVPLCARGVTLGAALFTRSPRRDPFDADDVLLAQEIGARAAVCVDNARRYTRERNTSLALQRSLLPKAAPKLPAVETATRYIPADSQAGVGGDWYDVIPLSGARVALVVGDVIGHGVHASAMMGRLRAAVHTLADIDLPPDELLTHLDDLVIRLGTDTDHAQGGHGAGGEVVEFGATCQYMIYDPVSRRLTAASAGHPPPTLVRPGSQAEYFDIPAGPPLGVGGFPFETAEVHLPQGSLIALYTDGLIESPGQGLDEGLDHLRKALSEPQPSLQDMCDHVLNTLVDDRSHDDVALVIARTQELDSAHIATWDLSDDLTEVARARDLTSLQLTGWDLEELAFTTELVVSELVTNAIRYGGGPVQLRLIRQDTLICEVSDGSNTAPHLRRARVFDEGGRGLLIVAQLAARWGTRKRPDGKTIWAELAL, encoded by the coding sequence GTGCTGATCCCCGTCGTGGCCGGCGCTCTCTTGTCGCCGCGGCAGACCTTGATCGTGGGCCTTGTCAATCTCGCCGCTGCCATCGCGATCTACGCGACCCTTCTCCAGGGCATCGGGCGTGCCAGTCAAATCATGGTTCTCACTGCGCTGGCTGTAGCGCTGGGCATCAGCCTGGCCGTCTGCCGTATCCGTATCGCAGGGGTGAGGCGCCTCCAGCGCCTGATGATCGCCCGCGAGCGGCTCGACCTGCTCAGTGAGGCCAGCAGTCGTGTCGGCAGCACCCTGGATGTGGCTCGAACCGCCGAGGAACTGGCCGAAGTGGCAGTCCACCGCTTCGCGGACCACGCCACCGTGGACATCTTGGAGTGCGTTCTCCAGGGCGAGGAACCCACTCTGGAGCCTCTGATGGGCGATATCACCCTGCACCGCACCGCTCAGCGGTCGGGCCCGGCCGCTCCCGCGGGGACGGTGGGGCCGGGCGAGGCTGTCATCTACCGCGAGGGGTCAATACCAGCCCTCTCACTGATGAAGGGGGAGCCCCTGGCGGCGGAGACCACCGATGTCGCCGATGCAGCCCGCTGGTCCGCCGAAGCCGTCTGCGCGGATGCGGCACACTCCGTTCTCGTCGTCCCCCTCTGTGCCCGGGGTGTCACCCTCGGCGCGGCGCTCTTCACACGCTCCCCGCGCCGGGACCCCTTCGATGCCGATGACGTACTGCTGGCACAGGAGATCGGGGCAAGAGCCGCGGTGTGCGTGGACAACGCCCGCCGCTACACGCGCGAGCGCAACACTTCCCTGGCGCTTCAGCGAAGCCTCCTGCCCAAGGCGGCCCCGAAGCTGCCGGCCGTGGAAACGGCCACGCGTTACATACCCGCGGACTCACAGGCTGGAGTGGGCGGCGACTGGTACGACGTGATCCCGCTCTCGGGGGCTCGAGTCGCCCTGGTGGTGGGCGATGTGATCGGGCACGGAGTACATGCCTCGGCCATGATGGGGCGTCTGCGTGCTGCCGTACACACTCTCGCCGACATCGACCTGCCGCCCGACGAACTGCTCACCCACCTCGACGACCTCGTCATCCGGCTCGGAACGGACACGGACCACGCGCAGGGGGGCCACGGCGCGGGAGGAGAGGTCGTCGAGTTCGGTGCGACCTGCCAGTACATGATCTATGACCCGGTCTCCCGCCGCTTGACGGCCGCAAGCGCCGGTCATCCTCCCCCCACTCTGGTGCGCCCGGGCTCGCAGGCCGAATACTTCGACATCCCTGCCGGTCCCCCGCTCGGCGTGGGCGGATTTCCCTTCGAGACAGCGGAGGTGCACCTGCCCCAGGGCAGCCTCATCGCCCTGTACACCGACGGCCTCATCGAATCCCCCGGACAAGGCCTGGACGAAGGGCTCGACCATCTGCGAAAGGCCCTCTCCGAGCCGCAGCCCTCTCTTCAGGACATGTGCGACCACGTCCTGAACACACTCGTCGATGATCGCTCCCATGACGATGTCGCCCTCGTCATCGCCCGTACCCAAGAGCTCGACAGCGCACATATCGCCACATGGGACTTGTCGGACGATCTCACCGAGGTCGCTCGCGCCCGCGACCTCACCTCGCTCCAGCTGACAGGCTGGGACCTGGAGGAGTTGGCGTTCACCACGGAACTCGTGGTCAGCGAGCTGGTCACCAACGCCATCCGCTACGGCGGGGGCCCGGTGCAGTTGCGCCTGATCCGGCAGGACACTTTGATCTGCGAGGTGTCCGACGGGAGCAACACCGCTCCGCATCTGCGCCGGGCCCGGGTGTTCGACGAGGGAGGACGCGGGCTGCTCATCGTGGCGCAGCTCGCCGCACGCTGGGGAACACGGAAACGGCCCGACGGAAAGACCATCTGGGCCGAACTCGCCCTGTAG
- a CDS encoding cupin domain-containing protein, which yields MSLFTPTTGGASARQYVLGKELQLTILTSAEETEGRHDVTDSVMTTGQATPLHLHTRYEERLWVVSGSLTVWAGPDTVTLRSGDFFTIPRHVPHAIKSGPDGARALNISSPAGFAELIARAGTPLALATPETELDAELFMAVTEELGDVVLGPPGMVPADLDGPGK from the coding sequence ATGAGTCTCTTCACGCCCACCACCGGCGGTGCTTCGGCCCGCCAGTACGTCCTGGGAAAGGAACTGCAGCTCACCATCCTCACCTCCGCGGAGGAGACCGAAGGACGCCACGACGTCACCGACTCCGTCATGACGACGGGCCAGGCGACTCCGCTCCACCTGCACACGCGGTACGAGGAGCGGCTGTGGGTGGTGTCCGGCTCGCTGACCGTCTGGGCCGGACCGGACACAGTGACCCTGCGGTCCGGCGACTTCTTCACCATTCCGCGGCACGTGCCCCACGCGATCAAGTCCGGCCCCGACGGCGCGCGGGCGCTCAACATCAGCTCGCCGGCCGGATTCGCCGAACTCATCGCCCGGGCGGGCACTCCGCTGGCTCTGGCCACGCCCGAGACCGAGCTGGACGCCGAGCTGTTCATGGCCGTCACCGAGGAGCTCGGTGACGTCGTTCTCGGCCCGCCCGGTATGGTCCCCGCCGACCTGGACGGCCCGGGGAAGTAG
- a CDS encoding pirin-like C-terminal cupin domain-containing protein, whose translation MELEPGEQGGQFLFGAGKPLRTPAYMCGGFCLSSRTRVAEAVERYRSGAMHGLLTAP comes from the coding sequence GTGGAGTTAGAACCCGGCGAGCAGGGCGGGCAGTTCCTGTTCGGGGCGGGCAAGCCGCTGCGCACCCCCGCGTACATGTGCGGCGGGTTCTGCCTCTCCAGCCGTACGCGCGTCGCTGAAGCCGTCGAGCGCTACCGGTCGGGCGCGATGCACGGACTGCTGACGGCGCCGTGA
- a CDS encoding VOC family protein has protein sequence MEMKLEVVVMPVADVDRAKAFCKALGWREDADFPSGDDFRVVQVTPPGSHCSVIFGTGVSDAPPGSAKGLHLVVSDIEAARAELVERGAAVSEVFHDAGGVFHRAGGANQVPGPDPERRSYSSFVSFSDPDGNGWTLQEVTERLPGR, from the coding sequence ATGGAGATGAAGCTTGAGGTCGTGGTGATGCCGGTCGCCGACGTGGACCGGGCCAAGGCCTTCTGCAAGGCGCTGGGGTGGCGGGAGGACGCCGACTTCCCCTCCGGAGACGACTTCCGCGTGGTGCAAGTGACCCCGCCCGGTTCCCACTGCTCGGTGATCTTCGGTACGGGAGTCAGCGACGCGCCGCCCGGGTCGGCGAAGGGACTGCACCTGGTCGTGTCGGACATCGAGGCGGCCCGCGCGGAGCTCGTCGAACGGGGAGCGGCGGTCAGCGAGGTTTTCCATGACGCCGGTGGGGTGTTCCACCGCGCCGGTGGCGCCAACCAGGTCCCCGGGCCCGACCCCGAACGCCGCAGCTACAGCTCGTTCGTCTCCTTCAGCGACCCCGACGGTAACGGCTGGACTCTGCAGGAGGTCACCGAACGCCTTCCCGGCCGCTGA
- a CDS encoding CGNR zinc finger domain-containing protein codes for MARVEGSTPARRVPATAAAIVNLLNSRPHSPARALPDTLQTPEGASAVLRPFGQPDGVAPSTGRIAKIRDLRGILMDIVSAPDTTQAALGWEALTERTSSVTLRQVFSAPGKAELEQVDGDPVVGRVILAVAELVTDGTWRRIRTCANEMCAGVFYDTTRSRTQRWHSYEVCGNKTNVAAYRARKKAATERK; via the coding sequence GTGGCCAGAGTTGAAGGATCGACCCCCGCGCGGCGGGTGCCCGCGACTGCCGCGGCGATCGTGAACCTGCTCAACTCCCGTCCGCACAGCCCCGCTCGAGCCCTTCCGGACACGCTCCAAACCCCTGAGGGGGCGAGCGCCGTCCTGCGCCCGTTCGGCCAGCCGGACGGAGTGGCGCCGTCAACGGGGCGCATCGCCAAGATCCGCGACCTGCGCGGAATCCTCATGGACATCGTCTCCGCGCCGGACACCACCCAGGCAGCGCTCGGCTGGGAGGCACTCACCGAGCGCACATCCTCTGTCACACTGCGGCAGGTCTTCTCGGCGCCGGGGAAGGCGGAGCTCGAGCAAGTGGACGGCGACCCGGTCGTAGGCCGCGTCATCCTCGCGGTGGCGGAACTCGTCACCGACGGCACATGGCGTCGTATCCGCACCTGCGCCAACGAGATGTGCGCCGGCGTGTTCTACGACACGACGCGCAGCCGCACTCAGCGCTGGCACTCGTACGAAGTGTGCGGCAACAAGACGAATGTGGCCGCGTACCGAGCCCGGAAGAAGGCCGCGACCGAAAGAAAGTGA
- a CDS encoding oxygenase MpaB family protein, translating into MDAFPAGDPGLFTPDSVTWQLHSDPMMWVAGIRALYLQALHPRAVRGVMQNSDFRRDAWGRLMRTANFVGTTTYGTSEAAEKAGARVRKIHSMLTATDPDTGQRYRVDEPGLLLWVHCAEIDSYLYVLRRSGLPLSDAQADRYIAEHRISARLVGLDPEAVPADQDQLAEYFEKTLPELAAGPEARDVDVFLVRPPVHPLLLPARALLWRRVARLAYASLPPYAHELYGRAAPSPAAVTRRLRVTGTLLRCIPARLRWQLPPKHILRAMSRLGPGSRPAPYKVGR; encoded by the coding sequence GTGGACGCCTTCCCCGCAGGTGACCCGGGGCTCTTCACTCCGGATTCGGTGACCTGGCAGCTGCACAGCGACCCCATGATGTGGGTCGCCGGAATCCGTGCGCTCTACCTCCAGGCCCTGCACCCGCGCGCCGTACGCGGTGTCATGCAGAACTCGGACTTCCGGCGCGACGCCTGGGGCCGGCTGATGCGGACCGCGAACTTCGTGGGGACGACCACGTACGGCACCAGTGAGGCTGCCGAGAAGGCTGGGGCGCGGGTACGAAAGATTCACAGCATGCTCACGGCGACGGACCCGGACACGGGGCAGCGCTACCGCGTCGACGAGCCCGGGCTGCTGCTGTGGGTGCACTGCGCGGAGATCGACTCCTACCTGTATGTGCTCCGGCGGTCGGGGCTCCCGCTCTCGGACGCGCAGGCCGATCGCTACATCGCCGAACACCGGATCAGCGCACGGCTGGTGGGGCTCGATCCCGAGGCCGTCCCCGCTGACCAGGACCAACTCGCCGAGTATTTCGAGAAGACGCTGCCGGAGCTGGCGGCGGGGCCCGAGGCGCGTGACGTGGACGTGTTCCTGGTACGACCGCCGGTCCACCCGTTGCTCCTCCCGGCGCGCGCCCTGCTGTGGCGGCGCGTGGCGCGTCTGGCGTACGCCTCTTTGCCGCCGTACGCCCACGAGTTGTACGGCAGGGCGGCCCCGTCGCCCGCCGCCGTGACCCGGCGTCTGCGTGTCACGGGCACCTTGCTGCGCTGTATTCCCGCACGTCTGCGCTGGCAGCTCCCGCCCAAACACATTCTGCGCGCCATGTCACGGCTCGGCCCCGGCTCGCGCCCGGCGCCGTACAAAGTCGGCAGATAA
- a CDS encoding serine/threonine-protein kinase — MAETRLIQSRYRLLDLIGRGGMGEVWRARDESLGRQVAVKCLKPHGPHHDQSFTRVLRERFRREARVAAALQHRGVTVVHDFGESDGVLYLVMELLEGRNLSQLLEDNRQHPLAVAEVVDIADQVAAALAYTHQQGIVHRDLKPANIMRLADGTVKICDFGIARLGHDIGFTARLTGTGIAMGTPHYMSPEQISGAQVDQRSDLYSFGCVLYEIATGAPPFDLDDAWAILVGHRDTPPEPPRSHRGEIPEYLERIILDLLAKEPERRPRDARELGRRISAGRTAPAYVPTVVSPAVGQPAHGQRSLAPSAQVPPSREPRLPSWTRGMTTGHKATGAGLRSTPPDAAAGLTGEWIARSSTALARQPERTERPTPSPELITTLAGRHNAGLSLGRLGRWTEAGEVHRAVAAEREHALGPDHPDTLASRYEVGFTLSRTGRPAEALREYTHVAQVRERVLGTDHPDTLAARQEMAYVLGQLGRHFEAHQAYTSVLGARERAMGPDHPDTLRCRHNLAFNLSRLGRLEDSYRMASEVAVARARVLGPAHPDTLVTRYEVAYALGQLGRWPEALRTYQEVAEARAQALGPDHPDTLAARYEVGISLGRLGRSAQALELYRGLIDDRTRVHGPAHPETLRARHGLGVNLGRMGRWEEALAESRDVCAIRERVLGPDHPDTLVSRREVAVGLGWLGRWADALTEYRRVATAREQVLGVDHPDALASRNDEAHCLEQLGRGQEAVELYRRVAALRQQRAAGGH; from the coding sequence ATGGCGGAGACCAGGCTGATCCAGAGCCGGTACCGGCTGCTCGATCTGATCGGGCGCGGCGGCATGGGTGAGGTGTGGCGGGCGCGGGACGAGTCGCTGGGCCGGCAGGTCGCCGTCAAGTGCCTCAAGCCCCATGGCCCGCACCACGATCAGTCCTTCACGCGTGTCCTGCGGGAGAGGTTTCGGCGCGAGGCCCGGGTGGCCGCCGCGCTGCAGCATCGCGGGGTGACCGTCGTCCATGACTTCGGCGAGTCCGACGGTGTGCTGTATCTGGTGATGGAGCTGCTGGAGGGGCGCAACCTCAGCCAGCTCCTGGAGGACAACAGACAGCACCCGTTGGCGGTCGCCGAGGTCGTGGACATCGCCGACCAGGTGGCCGCCGCCCTGGCCTACACCCATCAACAGGGCATCGTGCACCGTGACTTGAAGCCCGCGAACATCATGCGGCTCGCCGACGGCACGGTGAAGATCTGCGACTTCGGGATCGCCCGCCTCGGCCACGACATCGGCTTCACCGCGCGGCTGACCGGAACCGGCATCGCCATGGGCACCCCGCACTACATGTCGCCGGAGCAGATCAGCGGCGCCCAGGTGGACCAGCGCAGCGACCTGTACTCCTTCGGGTGCGTGCTCTACGAAATCGCCACCGGGGCACCGCCGTTCGACCTCGACGACGCCTGGGCCATCCTTGTCGGCCACCGTGACACACCACCCGAACCGCCGCGCAGCCACCGGGGCGAAATCCCCGAGTACCTGGAGCGGATCATCCTGGATCTGCTGGCCAAGGAGCCGGAGCGGCGCCCGCGGGACGCGCGGGAACTCGGCCGCCGCATCAGCGCGGGCCGGACGGCTCCGGCCTATGTACCGACCGTCGTGTCCCCGGCCGTGGGTCAACCGGCCCATGGGCAGCGCTCGTTGGCGCCCTCGGCGCAGGTGCCGCCGTCGCGCGAACCCCGGCTGCCGTCCTGGACCCGGGGCATGACCACCGGCCACAAGGCGACCGGCGCCGGGCTGCGCAGCACCCCGCCGGACGCGGCGGCGGGTCTCACCGGCGAGTGGATCGCCCGCTCCTCCACGGCCCTCGCACGCCAGCCCGAGCGCACCGAACGGCCCACACCCTCACCGGAGTTGATCACCACCTTGGCGGGGCGGCACAACGCCGGCCTGAGCCTGGGGCGGCTCGGCCGGTGGACCGAGGCCGGCGAGGTGCACCGCGCGGTCGCCGCCGAGCGCGAACACGCCCTCGGGCCCGACCACCCCGACACGCTCGCCAGCCGCTACGAGGTCGGATTCACGCTCAGCCGCACCGGACGCCCCGCCGAGGCGCTGCGCGAGTACACGCATGTCGCCCAGGTCAGGGAGCGGGTGCTGGGCACCGACCACCCCGACACCCTGGCCGCCCGCCAGGAAATGGCGTACGTACTGGGCCAGTTGGGCCGTCACTTCGAGGCGCACCAGGCCTACACGTCCGTGCTCGGCGCCCGGGAGCGCGCCATGGGCCCCGACCATCCCGACACCCTGCGCTGCCGTCACAACCTCGCCTTCAACCTGAGCAGGCTCGGGCGCCTGGAGGACTCGTACCGGATGGCGAGCGAAGTCGCCGTCGCGCGCGCTCGGGTGCTCGGCCCGGCCCACCCCGACACCCTCGTCACCCGGTACGAAGTCGCGTACGCGCTCGGTCAGTTGGGGCGCTGGCCGGAGGCGCTGCGCACCTATCAGGAGGTGGCCGAGGCCCGCGCGCAGGCGCTGGGGCCCGACCACCCGGACACACTCGCCGCCCGCTACGAGGTCGGCATCAGCCTCGGCCGGCTCGGGCGCAGCGCGCAGGCCCTGGAGCTCTACCGCGGCCTGATCGACGACCGCACCCGGGTGCACGGGCCGGCGCACCCCGAAACCCTGCGCGCCCGGCACGGCCTCGGTGTGAACCTCGGCCGCATGGGGCGCTGGGAGGAGGCGCTCGCCGAGTCCCGCGACGTGTGCGCGATCCGCGAGCGCGTGCTGGGTCCCGACCACCCGGACACCCTTGTCAGCCGCCGCGAGGTCGCCGTCGGCCTCGGCTGGCTCGGCCGCTGGGCCGACGCACTCACCGAGTACCGCCGCGTCGCCACCGCCCGCGAGCAGGTCCTTGGCGTCGACCATCCCGACGCGCTGGCCAGCCGGAACGACGAGGCGCACTGCCTGGAGCAGTTGGGGCGCGGCCAGGAGGCCGTCGAGCTGTACCGCAGGGTGGCGGCGTTACGGCAGCAGCGGGCCGCGGGGGGCCACTGA